In one window of Bos mutus isolate GX-2022 chromosome 13, NWIPB_WYAK_1.1, whole genome shotgun sequence DNA:
- the DYNLRB1 gene encoding dynein light chain roadblock-type 1 isoform X2: MAEVEETLKRLQSQKGVQGIIVVNTEGIPIKSTMDNPTTTQYANLMHNFILKARSTVREIDPQNDLTFLRIRSKKNEIMVAPDKDYFLIVIQNPTE; the protein is encoded by the exons ATG GCAGAGGTGGAGGAGACCCTGAAGCGACTCCAGAGCCAGAAGGGCGTGCAGGGAATCATCGTGGTAAACACAGAAG GCATTCCCATCAAGAGCACCATGGACAATCCCACCACCACACAGTACGCCAACCTCATGCACAACTTCATCTTGAAGGCCCGGAGCACCGTGCGCGAAATTGACCCCCAGAATGACCTCACTTTCCTTCGAATTCgctccaagaaaaatgaaattatggtTGCACCAG ATAAAGACTATTTCCTGATTGTGATTCAGAATCCAACTGAATAA
- the DYNLRB1 gene encoding dynein light chain roadblock-type 1 isoform X1 has protein sequence MMHESETSGIHPWGSCPTGWNCGLITTLQAEVEETLKRLQSQKGVQGIIVVNTEGIPIKSTMDNPTTTQYANLMHNFILKARSTVREIDPQNDLTFLRIRSKKNEIMVAPDKDYFLIVIQNPTE, from the exons ATGATGCATGAGTCAGAAACGAGCGGGATCCACCCTTGGGGTTCTTGCCCTACTGGCTGGAACTGTGGGCTCATTACGACTTTACAG GCAGAGGTGGAGGAGACCCTGAAGCGACTCCAGAGCCAGAAGGGCGTGCAGGGAATCATCGTGGTAAACACAGAAG GCATTCCCATCAAGAGCACCATGGACAATCCCACCACCACACAGTACGCCAACCTCATGCACAACTTCATCTTGAAGGCCCGGAGCACCGTGCGCGAAATTGACCCCCAGAATGACCTCACTTTCCTTCGAATTCgctccaagaaaaatgaaattatggtTGCACCAG ATAAAGACTATTTCCTGATTGTGATTCAGAATCCAACTGAATAA